A window of the Cucurbita pepo subsp. pepo cultivar mu-cu-16 chromosome LG01, ASM280686v2, whole genome shotgun sequence genome harbors these coding sequences:
- the LOC111805523 gene encoding uncharacterized protein LOC111805523, whose protein sequence is MATLHKFKLLASQCAVTGSPTRSPTASPVIHLRRRRRKTLRMLLNRTDRRRFPYQDTSADPQDVDDDDDDENMIPEKNDKEVRARRKLKDLFVSSPPLEDKVSDRRIEEQEGLLTAINASAAGIGTTSTTRRSLRPISTTFRYRFLRRAWRPVLVAIPE, encoded by the coding sequence ATGGCTACCTTGCATAAATTCAAGCTCTTAGCCTCCCAATGTGCCGTCACTGGTAGCCCCACCCGAAGTCCCACCGCTAGCCCCGTCATTCATcttcgccgccgccgccgcaaAACCCTAAGAATGCTCCTCAATCGTACCGATCGCCGTCGATTTCCTTATCAAGACACCTCCGCCGATCCTCAAGATGTCGACgacgatgacgacgacgaGAATATGATTCCGGAAAAGAACGATAAGGAGGTACGAGCCAGGCGGAAACTCAAGGATTTGTTCGTCTCGTCGCCGCCGCTCGAGGATAAGGTTTCCGATAGGCGAATCGAAGAACAGGAGGGACTGTTAACGGCGATTAACGCCAGCGCTGCCGGAATCGGTACGACCTCCACCACTCGCCGGTCCCTGAGACCGATATCGACTACATTTCGATACAGATTCCTCCGGCGAGCTTGGCGGCCTGTGCTCGTCGCGATTCCGGAGTAG
- the LOC111781353 gene encoding uncharacterized protein LOC111781353: MAIEAVSPDIPAVALSPRISFSHDFIHAEAIPVEQRPNSRSSSSAFNSSFDFDFCIRECSHQESSSADEIFSHGKILPLEIKKRLEEPHLRVDQSSFSNHSPPLTRAKSLDSNAEKCLKKDRSPKEIKDAVSSDSEEKQSSNFKSFWGFKRSSSCGSGYTRSLCPLPLLSRSNSTGSAPNIKRTTLSKDGVTQKQSSHRNAPKNSQHCSSSMGYQKPPLKKVHGSYSNAVQVNPILNVHSGNLFGLGSIFSSGKDRSKKK; encoded by the coding sequence ATGGCGATCGAGGCCGTTTCTCCTGACATTCCCGCTGTCGCATTGAGCCCtagaatttcattctctcaTGATTTCATCCATGCCGAAGCCATTCCCGTTGAACAGCGCCCTAATTCTCGATCCAGTTCCTCTGCTTTCAATTCCAGTTTCGATTTCGATTTTTGCATTCGTGAATGCTCCCATCAGGAATCCTCCTCCGCGGATGAGATTTTCTCTCACGGAAAAATTTTGCCTCTCGAAATCAAGAAGAGGTTGGAAGAGCCACATCTGCGTGTCGATCAGTCTTCTTTCTCTAATCATTCTCCTCCATTGACGCGAGCGAAATCGCTCGATTCTAATGCGGAGAAATGTTTGAAGAAAGATCGCTCGCCCAAGGAAATCAAGGACGCCGTCAGTAGTGATTCTGAAGAGAAGCAAAGCTcgaatttcaaatcattttggGGTTTCAAGAGAAGCAGTAGCTGTGGCTCTGGTTACACTCGCAGCTTATGTCCATTACCGCTTCTATCACGAAGCAATTCCACCGGGTCTGCGCCGAATATTAAGCGAACGACATTATCAAAGGACGGTGTAACTCAAAAACAGAGCTCTCATAGAAACGCGCCAAAAAATTCACAACACTGTTCGTCTTCAATGGGATATCAGAAACCTCCATTGAAGAAGGTACATGGTTCGTACAGTAATGCAGTCCAAGTAAACCCTATTCTAAATGTTCATTCGGGGAATCTTTTCGGTTTGGGCTCAATATTCTCCTCTGGCAAGGATAGAAGCAAGAAAAAGTGA
- the LOC111781582 gene encoding uncharacterized protein LOC111781582 codes for MSTPNWELRNCCQHEQVVFLVTLGVFTVVILALWRTFIITPFKLITVFLHEASHAIACKLTCGEVEGIQVHANEGGLTQTRGGAYWLILPAGYLGSSFWGMAMILASTNLLTARIAAGCLGLALLVVLFIAKNWTLRGLCVGFIIFLAVVWVLQETTTVRILRYVILFIGVMNSLFSVYDIYDDLISRRVNSSDAEKFAELCPCPCNGIGWGVIWGMISFIFLCASIYLSLVILS; via the exons ATGAGCACGCCGAATTGGGAGCTGAGGAATTGCTGTCAGCATGAGCAGGTTGTGTTCTTAGTTACGCTTGGGGTGTTCACCGTTGTGATCCTCGCG CTATGGAGGACATTTATAATCACTCCTTTCAAGCTCATTACTGTTTTCCTGCACGAAGCAAGCCATGCAATAGCTTGCAAGCTTACCTGTGGTGAG GTGGAAGGAATCCAGGTTCATGCAAATGAGGGAGGGTTAACTCAAACACGCGGTGGTGCATATTGGCTGATTTTGCCTGCAGGAT ATCTTGGATCATCATTTTGGGGCATGGCTATGATTCTCGCATCAACCAATCTTCTCACTGCAAGAATTGCAGCGGGTTGTTTGGGTTTAGCCCTTCTTGTTGTACTCTTCATTGCAAAAAat TGGACGCTTAGAGGACTATGCGTTG ggtttattattttccttgcGGTGGTTTGGGTTCTACAAGAAACGACTACAGTTCGCATACTTCGTTATGTCATTCTTTTCATTG GTGTGATGAACAGTTTGTTTTCGGTTTACG ATATTTATGATGATTTGATTTCACGAAGAGTCAATTCGAGCGATGCTGAGAAGTTTGCAGAACTATGTCCATGCCCTTGTAATGGAATTGGATGGGGAGTCATTTG GGGAATGATATCATTTATCTTCCTATGTGCATCTATCTATCTCAGTCTTGTCATCCTATCTTAA
- the LOC111781433 gene encoding probable metal-nicotianamine transporter YSL7, translated as MDRNGRERGFEEEEAEEKYGELDPNQKAKRERGDEGLMAEELMSVEKIFEAQEVPSWRKQLTVRAFVVSFVLSVLFTFIVMKLNLTTGIIPSLNVSAGLLGFFFVKTWTKFLEKSGFLKQPFTRQENTVIQTCVVASSGIAFSGGFGSYLFGLSQRISKLASADVNDFKNPSLGWIIGFLFIVSFIGLFSVVPLRKIMIIDFKLTYPSGTATSHLINSFHTPRGAKLAKKQVRMLGKFFSFSFLWGFFQWFFTAGDDCGFVNFPTFGLKAYQYKFYFDFSATYVGVGMICPYIINISVLLGGILSWGLMWPLIEKRKGDWYSAELSPSSFHGLQGYKVFVSIALILGDGCYNFVKVLATTLIGLHRQLKKKDVIPVSDASAPSTSDVTFDDKRRTQLFLKDQIPSWFSVGGYVVIAAVSIATLPHIFSQLKWYYILVIYVIAPVLAFCNAYGAGLTDWSLASTYGKLAIFTIGAWAGASHGGVVAGLAACGVMMNIVSTASDLMQDFKTGYMTLSSPRSMFVSQVIGTAMGCVISPCVFWLFYKAFDDLGRPDSTYPAPFATVYRNMALLAVEGFSSLPKNCLTLCYGFFAAAVVINLIRDLSGKKIRQFIPIPMAMAIPFYIGSYFAIDMCLGSLILFVWEKINKAKAEAFAPAVASGLICGDGIWTLPSSILALAGVKPPICMKFLSRTTNGKVDAFLAR; from the exons ATGGATCGGAacgggagagagagaggtttcgaggaggaggaggcggagGAGAAGTACGGCGAGTTGGATCCGAACCAGAAggcgaagagagagagaggtgaTGAAGGATTAATGGCGGAGGAATTGATGTCGGTGGAGAAGATTTTCGAAGCGCAAGAAGTTCCGTCGTGGCGCAAACAGCTGACGGTGAGAGCGTTCGTTGTGAGCTTTGTACTCAGCGTCTTGTTCACTTTCATCGTCATGAAGCTTAACTTGACCACCGGTATTATTCCTTCGCTCAATGTCTCCGCCGGACTTCTCGGCTTCTTCTTCGTGAAGACATGGACCAAATTTCTGGAGAAATCCGGTTTCCTGAAGCAGCCTTTCACTCGCCAGGAGAACACCGTGATTCAGACTTGTGTTGTCGCTTCCTCCGGCATCGCCTTCAGCG GAGGCTTTGGGAGCTATCTATTTGGACTGAGTCAGCGCATCAGCAAACTAGCATCGGCGGATGTGAATGACTTCAAGAACCCTTCATTAGGATGGATTATTGGTTTCCTTTTCATCGTCAGCTTCATCGGCCTCTTCTCGGTGGTGCCTCTAAGAAAg ATAATGATCATAGATTTCAAGTTGACCTATCCAAGTGGTACAGCCACATCACATCTCATCAACAGTTTCCACACTCCTCGAGGAGCAAAGTTGGCCAA GAAGCAAGTGAGAATGCTTGGAAAGTTCTTCTCCTTCAGCTTCTTGTGGGGCTTCTTCCAATGGTTCTTCACTGCGGGAGATGACTGTGGTTTTGTCAATTTCCCAACATTTGGCCTCAAAGCTTACCAATACAA ATTTTATTTCGATTTCTCTGCCACATATGTTGGAGTAGGAATGATTTGTCCGTACATCATTAACATATCTGTGTTGCTTGGAGGAATTCTTTCATGGGGATTAATGTGGCCTCTCatcgagaaaagaaaaggagattgGTACAGTGCTGAGCTTTCCCCCTCCAGCTTTCATGGCCTTCAAGGCTACAAG GTGTTTGTCTCCATTGCCTTGATTCTGGGTGATGGGTGTTACAACTTTGTAAAGGTGTTGGCAACAACTCTTATAGGGTTGCACCGCcagttgaaaaagaaagatgtaaTCCCAGTCTCGGATGCTTCCGCTCCTTCGACCTCCGATGTTACGTTCGATGACAAACGGAGGACTCAACTCTTCCTCAAAGATCAGATTCCCTCCTGGTTTTCCGTTGGAGGATATGTTGTGATTGCAGCCGTATCCATAGCCACATTGCCACATATCTTTTCTCAGCTGAAATGGTATTACATACTTGTCATCTACGTGATTGCACCAGTGCTAGCTTTCTGCAATGCTTATGGTGCTGGGTTGACGGATTGGTCCCTTGCATCTACCTATGGAAAGCTTGCCATCTTCACGATCGGAGCATGGGCTGGTGCTTCGCATGGTGGAGTTGTTGCAGGCTTAGCAGCTTGCGGAGTAATGATGAACATTGTCTCTACAGCATCAGATCTGATGCAGGATTTCAAGACTGGATACATGACACTATCTTCACCACGGTCTATGTTCGTGAGCCAGGTAATAGGCACTGCCATGGGATGCGTCATATCTCCTTGTGTGTTTTGGCTGTTCTACAAGGCATTTGATGACCTTGGACGACCTGATAGTACTTATCCAGCGCCTTTCGCAACAGTCTACCGTAACATGGCTCTTCTTGCAGTCGAGGGCTTCTCTAGCCTCCCAAAGAACTGTCTCACCCTATGCTATGGGTTTTTTGCGGCGGCCGTCGTGATAAATTTGATAAGAGACTTGTCAGGGAAGAAGATCAGACAGTTTATCCCGATACCAATGGCAATGGCGATTCCGTTCTATATAGGCTCATATTTCGCCATTGACATGTGCCTTGGAAGCCTGATATTGTTCGTGTGGGAAAAGATAAACAAGGCCAAGGCCGAGGCTTTCGCACCTGCGGTGGCCTCGGGTCTGATATGTGGAGATGGAATATGGACACTGCCCAGCTCCATCCTTGCTCTGGCTGGAGTTAAGCCTCCTATTTGCATGAAGTTTCTTTCAAGGACTACAAATGGTAAGGTTGACGCGTTCTTAGCACGCTGA
- the LOC111781732 gene encoding histone-lysine N-methyltransferase 2B-like, protein MTEGASKDAQSSIAPHGLVPREIEQSAPVMYAASLPFPAKPAPIEEDPRKSAAAAVAAKLTASTSSVQMLSYVLSSLASEGVIGNPNKELSCDYPSEKRTKLENDQSPYVLPPSPQQPPVSSFPNPESLQRNASSTSQQYTPPPPSSSPPPIPPLPPVVQFTQNVGSVSSMPFSYSMTQSLPPLAKPGYPNVGAPVTGMSPFTIPTNSYQSFQASDANFYNQSSSMPMTPVSRP, encoded by the coding sequence ATGACTGAGGGGGCCTCAAAAGATGCTCAGTCCTCAATCGCACCACACGGCCTTGTACCGAGGGAGATAGAACAATCAGCGCCAGTAATGTATGCAGCCTCATTACCTTTTCCTGCAAAACCTGCACCTATTGAGGAAGATCCCCGCAAGTCTGCTGCTGCTGCCGTGGCAGCAAAGCTAACTGCATCGACATCCTCGGTTCAGATGCTCTCTTACGTCCTATCTTCCCTGGCATCGGAGGGTGTAATTGGaaatccaaataaagagttatCTTGTGACTATCCATCTGAGAAGAGGACCAAACTTGAAAATGACCAGTCACCCTACGTATTGCCTCCGAGTCCACAGCAGCCACCCGTCTCTTCCTTCCCAAACCCGGAGTCTCTCCAACGTAATGCCTCATCGACCAGTCAACAATACACTCCTCCTCCCCCATCATCATCTCCCCCGCCGATCCCTCCATTACCTCCTGTAGTGCAGTTCACACAGAATGTTGGGTCAGTAAGTAGCATGCCTTTCAGTTACAGTATGACACAATCATTGCCACCACTGGCGAAACCTGGCTATCCGAATGTAGGTGCCCCAGTGACTGGGATGTCTCCTTTTACAATACCAACAAATTCTTACCAGAGTTTTCAGGCTTCAGATGCCAATTTCTATAATCAGTCCTCATCAATGCCGATGACACCAGTTTCTAGGCCATAG